A portion of the Flavobacterium limnophilum genome contains these proteins:
- a CDS encoding LysR substrate-binding domain-containing protein, whose amino-acid sequence MTITQLQYVLAVAEHKNFTLAAEKCFVTQPTLSMQIQKIEEELNVQIFDRSKKPIQLTDIGQKIVNQAKNIVIEADRIKDIVEHQKGFIGGEFRLGIIPTIMPTLLPMFLNNFIKKYPKIKLIIEELNTEDIITRLKNGHLDAAIAATPLEDEKIKEIVLYYEPFVAYIPESYAISQKNEIEFSDLNIDDILLLQDGHCFRDGILNLCKSQSVSNKNTFQLESGSFETLIKLADEGLGTTLLPYLHTLDLKEKDKSKLRHFKEPKPAREVSLIYPKNELKIHIIDALRSTIAGVVKGAIAFQNVQIISPIQKK is encoded by the coding sequence ATGACAATTACCCAACTGCAATATGTTTTGGCCGTGGCCGAACATAAAAATTTTACCCTTGCCGCCGAAAAATGTTTTGTTACCCAACCAACATTAAGCATGCAAATCCAGAAAATAGAAGAAGAATTGAATGTCCAGATATTTGACCGAAGCAAAAAACCAATCCAGCTTACGGACATTGGTCAAAAAATAGTCAATCAAGCCAAAAACATCGTCATTGAAGCCGACAGAATAAAGGATATCGTCGAACACCAAAAGGGATTTATTGGAGGCGAGTTCCGATTGGGAATAATTCCAACGATCATGCCGACGCTTTTGCCGATGTTCTTGAATAATTTCATCAAAAAATATCCCAAAATTAAACTCATCATAGAGGAGCTCAATACTGAAGACATTATTACTCGTTTAAAAAACGGCCATCTGGATGCAGCCATTGCCGCTACACCATTGGAAGACGAAAAAATAAAGGAAATTGTGTTGTATTACGAACCTTTCGTGGCTTATATTCCGGAAAGTTATGCCATTTCACAAAAAAACGAAATAGAATTTTCCGACTTGAATATCGATGATATTCTATTGCTGCAAGACGGACATTGCTTTCGCGACGGGATTCTAAATTTATGCAAAAGCCAAAGCGTTTCCAATAAAAACACCTTTCAATTGGAAAGCGGCAGTTTTGAAACCTTGATAAAATTGGCCGACGAAGGATTGGGAACCACGCTCCTGCCCTATTTGCACACCCTGGATTTAAAAGAAAAAGACAAATCAAAATTGAGACATTTCAAGGAACCCAAACCAGCGCGTGAAGTAAGCTTAATTTATCCCAAAAACGAATTGAAAATACATATCATTGATGCGTTGAGAAGCACCATTGCGGGAGTGGTAAAAGGGGCAATTGCTTTCCAAAACGTACAGATTATTAGTCCAATACAGAAGAAATAA
- the mnmD gene encoding tRNA (5-methylaminomethyl-2-thiouridine)(34)-methyltransferase MnmD, translating into MKRNIIQTRDGSTTIHIEDWDECYHSRFGAIQEAQHVFIKKGLSLFENKAVSILEIGFGTGLNAFVTFLEAQKWNQTINYVGVEAYPVSAEEAALMNYVAELDAENERHIFEKMHECRWEEKTSFGDNFYLTKRKQFFADIDDVEQFDLIYFDAFGYDVQPELWSTAIFQKMYEALKPKGVLVTYAARSVIKRSMIEAGFVVEKLEGAPGKREMFRAKKN; encoded by the coding sequence TTGAAAAGAAACATAATTCAAACCCGCGACGGCTCCACCACCATCCATATCGAAGATTGGGACGAATGTTATCATTCCAGATTTGGCGCCATTCAGGAAGCCCAACACGTTTTTATAAAAAAAGGACTTTCCTTGTTTGAAAACAAGGCAGTTTCCATTTTGGAAATTGGATTTGGAACCGGTTTGAATGCTTTTGTCACTTTTTTGGAAGCCCAAAAATGGAATCAAACCATCAATTACGTTGGCGTTGAAGCCTATCCAGTTTCTGCTGAGGAAGCGGCATTGATGAATTATGTAGCCGAATTGGATGCCGAAAATGAAAGACACATCTTCGAAAAAATGCACGAATGCCGTTGGGAAGAAAAAACAAGTTTCGGCGACAATTTTTATTTGACCAAAAGGAAACAATTTTTTGCCGATATTGATGATGTTGAACAATTTGACTTGATTTATTTTGATGCTTTCGGCTATGACGTCCAACCCGAATTGTGGAGCACCGCCATTTTTCAAAAAATGTATGAAGCCCTTAAGCCAAAAGGAGTTTTGGTGACTTATGCCGCCCGAAGCGTTATCAAAAGAAGCATGATAGAAGCAGGTTTTGTGGTCGAAAAACTCGAAGGAGCTCCCGGAAAACGCGAAATGTTTCGTGCCAAAAAAAACTAA
- a CDS encoding branched-chain amino acid aminotransferase, with the protein MSATQTNKIEIIKAATSKIKDVDFDNLHFGEVFTDHLFECNYTNGEWQKPVVKPYAPFLLDPSAKVFHYGQAIFEGMKAYKDDNNDIWLFRPDENFKRFNKSAVRMAMPEVPESIFMDGLHELLKLDQEWIQKGNGSSMYIRPFMIATGAGVIANPSEDYKFMILLSPAKAYYSGEVKVLIAEHFSRAANGGIGAAKAAGNYAAQFYPTNLANKEGFQQVIWTDDATHTKLEEAGTMNVFFRINDTLLTAPTSERILDGITRKSLIEMAKREGINVEVRPVLVSELVEAAKNGTLKEIFGAGTAAVVSVIKGFSYQDVYYELAPVENSYASLLKEKLTNLQNKLSDDPFGWTVKV; encoded by the coding sequence ATGAGTGCAACACAGACCAACAAAATTGAAATCATAAAAGCCGCAACTTCAAAAATTAAGGATGTGGATTTTGACAATTTGCATTTTGGAGAAGTTTTTACCGATCATTTATTTGAATGTAACTATACAAATGGAGAATGGCAAAAACCTGTGGTCAAGCCTTATGCCCCTTTTTTATTGGATCCGTCTGCAAAAGTGTTTCATTATGGCCAAGCTATTTTTGAAGGCATGAAAGCTTATAAAGATGACAATAATGACATTTGGTTGTTTAGACCTGACGAAAACTTCAAACGTTTTAATAAATCTGCCGTTAGAATGGCCATGCCGGAAGTACCCGAATCAATTTTCATGGACGGCTTGCATGAATTATTGAAATTAGACCAAGAATGGATTCAAAAAGGAAACGGAAGCAGCATGTATATCCGTCCGTTCATGATTGCCACCGGAGCCGGAGTAATCGCCAATCCATCCGAAGATTATAAATTCATGATTCTTTTGTCGCCTGCAAAAGCGTATTATTCCGGTGAAGTAAAAGTGTTGATTGCCGAGCATTTCAGCAGGGCTGCCAATGGTGGAATCGGAGCCGCAAAAGCGGCAGGAAATTATGCTGCGCAGTTTTACCCGACAAATCTGGCCAACAAAGAAGGTTTTCAGCAAGTAATCTGGACGGATGACGCCACACATACCAAACTGGAAGAAGCGGGAACCATGAACGTGTTTTTTAGAATTAATGACACCTTATTGACGGCTCCTACCAGCGAAAGAATTTTGGATGGTATTACCAGAAAAAGTCTTATCGAAATGGCAAAACGCGAAGGCATCAATGTAGAAGTTCGTCCTGTGTTGGTTTCAGAATTAGTTGAAGCTGCCAAAAACGGAACTTTAAAAGAAATCTTTGGAGCAGGAACCGCTGCGGTTGTAAGTGTTATCAAAGGGTTCTCTTATCAGGATGTTTATTATGAACTGGCTCCTGTCGAGAATTCTTATGCTTCTCTTTTAAAAGAAAAACTAACCAATCTTCAAAACAAACTTTCCGATGATCCTTTTGGATGGACAGTTAAAGTATAG
- a CDS encoding nucleoside triphosphate pyrophosphohydrolase family protein has protein sequence MQKQINAVKEFHVAFKIGHNENPVADLGENKKMLRYNLMKEENEEYLEAVQNNDLVEIADALGDMMYILCGTIIEHGLQHKIEEVFDEIQRSNMSKLGEDGQPIYREDGKVMKGPNYFKPDFSKILK, from the coding sequence ATGCAAAAGCAAATTAATGCCGTAAAGGAATTTCACGTCGCCTTCAAAATAGGACACAATGAAAATCCAGTAGCCGATTTGGGCGAAAACAAGAAAATGCTTCGTTACAATTTGATGAAAGAAGAAAACGAGGAATACCTGGAAGCCGTCCAGAATAATGATTTAGTGGAAATTGCCGATGCATTGGGCGACATGATGTATATTCTTTGCGGAACGATAATAGAACACGGTTTGCAACATAAAATTGAAGAAGTTTTCGACGAAATTCAACGTTCCAACATGAGCAAATTGGGCGAAGACGGACAACCCATTTATCGCGAAGACGGAAAAGTGATGAAAGGACCCAATTATTTCAAACCGGATTTTTCCAAAATACTAAAGTAG
- a CDS encoding dipeptidyl-peptidase 3 family protein, whose product MKLLKIAGIFMTVGVSFACNAQTAKTTDVKTAQNTPFEYVAEQFADIKVLRYQIPGWENLTLKEQKLVYYLTQAGYSGRDIGWDQHYKYNLKIRKALENIYVNYKGDKTSTDWKNFEIYLKRVWFANGIHHHYSNDKIKPAFSAAYFNGLMKATKTTLSPAIVEVLFNDADTKKVNLDESKGLLEGSAINFYGKGISAKEVEAFYAKKTSPDAKRPYSHGLNSKLVRNSKGQLEEKVWKSGGMYGSAIDKIVYWLEKAKSVAENKPQADALGLLISYYKTGSLKTWDDYNIAWLQATEGNIDYINSFIEVYNDPLGYRGSYESIIQIKDFDMSKKMEVVSKNAQWFEDNSPLITEHKKKNVVGVSYKTVVVAGESGDSSPATPIGVNLPNADWIRAEHGSKSVSLGNIIDSYAKAGGKGKLQEFANDAEEIALAEKYAELGDKMHTALHEVIGHASGQINPGVGTPKETLKSYASTLEEGRADLVGLYFVYNPKLQEIGLVDDWKKLGMESYDSYIRNGLMGQLVRLEPGANIEEAHMRNRQYVSAWAFEKGKKDNVIEKITRDGKTYFNITDYDKLHEIFGQLLREIQRIKSEGDYEAGKALVENYGVKVDQKLHAEVLERNKQFASAPYSGFVNPVLIPKVDTKGEIISIEVAQPKTFAEQMLNYSKNYNFLPLEN is encoded by the coding sequence ATGAAATTACTTAAAATTGCCGGTATTTTTATGACCGTTGGAGTTTCTTTTGCGTGCAACGCACAAACAGCAAAAACCACGGATGTAAAAACAGCCCAAAATACTCCATTTGAATATGTTGCCGAACAATTTGCCGACATAAAAGTATTGCGTTACCAAATTCCAGGATGGGAAAATCTAACGTTAAAAGAACAAAAATTAGTCTATTATCTTACCCAAGCAGGATATTCTGGTCGTGATATAGGTTGGGACCAGCATTACAAATACAACCTGAAAATCAGGAAAGCCCTCGAAAATATTTATGTAAATTATAAAGGGGACAAAACATCGACCGACTGGAAAAATTTTGAAATTTATCTAAAAAGAGTTTGGTTTGCCAACGGAATTCACCATCATTATTCCAACGACAAAATCAAGCCTGCTTTTTCCGCTGCTTACTTTAACGGTTTAATGAAAGCCACCAAAACTACTTTGTCACCAGCCATTGTGGAAGTTCTTTTTAATGATGCCGATACCAAGAAAGTAAATTTGGATGAATCCAAAGGATTGTTGGAAGGTTCTGCCATCAATTTTTATGGTAAAGGAATCTCGGCCAAAGAAGTGGAAGCTTTTTATGCCAAGAAAACAAGTCCCGATGCCAAAAGACCTTATTCGCATGGGTTAAATTCTAAACTGGTTCGCAATTCTAAAGGACAATTGGAAGAAAAAGTATGGAAAAGTGGCGGTATGTACGGTTCGGCCATCGACAAAATCGTTTATTGGTTGGAAAAAGCAAAAAGCGTTGCCGAAAACAAGCCACAAGCAGATGCTCTTGGACTGCTTATCAGTTATTATAAAACAGGAAGTTTAAAAACTTGGGACGATTACAACATCGCTTGGCTTCAAGCCACCGAAGGAAATATTGACTACATCAACAGTTTTATCGAGGTGTACAATGATCCATTGGGATATAGAGGTTCGTATGAAAGCATTATCCAAATCAAGGATTTTGACATGTCCAAAAAAATGGAAGTGGTATCTAAAAACGCCCAATGGTTTGAAGACAATTCTCCCTTGATTACAGAACACAAAAAGAAAAATGTTGTGGGTGTTTCCTATAAAACGGTCGTGGTTGCCGGCGAATCTGGCGATTCGTCTCCAGCAACACCAATTGGAGTCAACTTGCCGAACGCCGACTGGATTCGTGCCGAACATGGTTCGAAATCCGTTTCATTGGGAAATATCATCGATTCTTATGCAAAAGCCGGTGGAAAAGGAAAATTACAAGAATTTGCCAATGATGCCGAAGAGATTGCCTTGGCTGAAAAATATGCCGAATTGGGTGACAAAATGCACACTGCCTTGCACGAAGTGATTGGTCACGCTTCAGGACAAATAAATCCAGGTGTGGGAACTCCCAAAGAAACCTTGAAAAGTTACGCTTCCACTCTCGAAGAGGGTAGAGCCGATTTGGTGGGATTGTATTTTGTTTACAATCCAAAATTGCAGGAAATAGGCCTGGTTGACGATTGGAAAAAACTGGGAATGGAGTCTTATGACAGTTACATTCGCAATGGTTTAATGGGACAATTGGTTCGTTTGGAACCGGGTGCCAATATCGAGGAAGCCCACATGAGAAACCGCCAGTACGTGAGTGCCTGGGCTTTCGAAAAAGGAAAAAAAGACAACGTGATCGAGAAAATTACCCGTGACGGAAAAACCTATTTCAATATCACGGATTACGATAAATTACATGAAATATTTGGACAATTGTTGCGCGAAATTCAACGCATAAAATCCGAAGGTGATTATGAAGCCGGTAAAGCCTTGGTTGAAAATTATGGAGTGAAAGTGGATCAAAAACTACACGCCGAAGTATTGGAAAGAAACAAACAGTTTGCATCAGCACCTTACAGCGGTTTCGTGAATCCTGTTTTGATTCCAAAAGTTGACACAAAAGGAGAAATTATTTCTATTGAAGTAGCACAACCAAAAACCTTCGCGGAACAAATGTTGAATTATTCCAAAAACTATAATTTCCTGCCATTGGAAAACTAA
- a CDS encoding SRPBCC family protein → MRILKYLFLLLLLSLVALSIFVATQKGEFTVERSKIINSPKSSVYNYVNDAKNWKEWNSLAVEDSLIKITPSQISAGKGSFFSWQGKEGDGDLQTINVKENESIIQKINFNGNTADVSLSFKDTLGKTKVSWKAKGQMGFLFKVLTSFNGGAGKIFGLMFEKSLVNLDKKLDYEINTYSVKVDGLVNKTETFYLAQTFTSEFSKVGKNAGIVFAKITNFCKNNNITISGKPFIIYHTYDTVNELTRLSICIPIKDPIFIIEGSDISSKTLATFQAVKTTLTGDYSHTQKALDKTADYLRSKYLTVDPAFSRLEIYTIGKNEINNPSKWITEIYYPIKQKAEAKPTVLDPATTEEVVPKPTNQKEVPSEF, encoded by the coding sequence ATGAGAATTCTAAAGTATCTTTTTCTTTTATTATTACTTAGCTTAGTAGCATTGTCCATTTTTGTTGCTACTCAAAAAGGAGAATTTACCGTGGAAAGAAGCAAGATTATCAATTCACCAAAATCGTCGGTATATAATTATGTAAATGATGCCAAAAATTGGAAAGAATGGAATTCATTGGCAGTCGAAGATTCTCTGATAAAAATTACCCCATCACAAATCAGCGCGGGCAAAGGCAGTTTTTTTTCTTGGCAAGGAAAAGAAGGTGACGGTGACCTGCAAACGATAAACGTAAAAGAAAACGAAAGCATCATTCAAAAAATAAATTTCAACGGCAACACTGCCGATGTTTCCCTAAGTTTTAAAGACACCCTTGGAAAAACAAAAGTATCCTGGAAAGCTAAAGGACAAATGGGGTTTCTCTTTAAAGTATTGACCTCTTTCAATGGTGGTGCCGGAAAAATATTTGGTTTGATGTTTGAAAAATCTTTGGTTAATCTAGACAAAAAACTGGATTATGAAATCAATACCTATTCGGTAAAAGTGGATGGTTTGGTAAACAAGACCGAGACATTTTATCTGGCGCAGACCTTTACCAGCGAATTTTCAAAAGTAGGCAAGAATGCCGGAATTGTTTTTGCCAAGATTACCAATTTCTGCAAAAACAACAACATCACCATCAGTGGCAAGCCGTTTATTATATACCATACCTACGACACCGTTAATGAACTGACCCGATTGTCGATCTGTATTCCTATAAAAGATCCTATTTTTATCATTGAAGGAAGCGATATTTCGTCTAAAACACTTGCAACATTCCAGGCCGTAAAAACGACTTTAACCGGCGATTATTCGCACACCCAAAAAGCATTGGACAAAACTGCGGATTATCTTCGTTCAAAATATCTTACCGTGGATCCTGCATTTTCAAGACTTGAAATCTACACGATTGGCAAAAACGAAATCAACAATCCATCAAAATGGATTACCGAAATTTATTATCCAATCAAACAAAAAGCGGAGGCAAAACCGACTGTGTTAGATCCGGCAACAACCGAGGAAGTGGTTCCGAAACCTACAAATCAAAAAGAAGTTCCTTCTGAATTTTAA
- a CDS encoding RNA polymerase sigma factor, with protein MQEEQEFIQELLNPKTQNQAFQKLLKEYQKPLYNHVRNILLNHDDTDDVLQNTFVKVFQNLNKFKGESKLFSWMYRIATNEALTFLNHKAKLGGVSSETLQNKAIDNLKADIYFDGNEIQIKLQKAIIQLPEKQQLVFKMKYFEELKYEEISEILGTSVGALKASYHHAVKKIEAFVTTN; from the coding sequence TTGCAAGAAGAACAGGAATTTATTCAAGAATTATTAAACCCAAAAACGCAAAACCAAGCGTTTCAAAAACTCTTGAAGGAGTATCAAAAGCCGTTGTACAATCATGTTCGGAATATTCTTTTGAATCATGACGATACAGATGACGTCTTGCAAAATACTTTCGTGAAGGTATTTCAAAATTTGAATAAGTTTAAAGGTGAAAGCAAGCTTTTTTCATGGATGTACCGTATTGCAACCAATGAAGCTTTGACTTTTTTAAACCATAAAGCAAAGCTAGGCGGGGTCAGTTCAGAAACATTACAAAACAAAGCCATCGATAATTTAAAAGCCGACATTTATTTTGACGGCAATGAAATACAAATCAAATTGCAAAAAGCAATTATACAACTGCCAGAAAAACAACAACTGGTTTTCAAGATGAAATATTTCGAAGAATTGAAATACGAAGAAATCTCGGAAATTCTGGGTACATCGGTGGGAGCTTTAAAGGCTTCATACCATCATGCCGTAAAAAAAATAGAAGCCTTTGTAACAACAAATTAA
- a CDS encoding sensor of ECF-type sigma factor: MRTNKTFLILLLLLSISSFAQQEKNEKKEQIKALKVGFITNELSLTTEEASKFWPIYNAFDDKQFELRHQKMKAFKARMDDEALDKMSEKEAAALLAQMESNEDELCQLRKKFIANLKGVLPATKIIKLKKAEDNFNRKLLQQYRNKGPKK; encoded by the coding sequence ATGAGAACAAACAAAACATTTCTGATACTGCTCCTTTTACTTTCGATTTCCTCGTTTGCACAGCAGGAAAAGAACGAAAAGAAAGAACAAATCAAAGCCTTGAAAGTGGGTTTCATTACCAATGAATTGTCCTTGACAACAGAAGAAGCTTCCAAATTTTGGCCCATATACAATGCTTTTGACGACAAGCAGTTTGAATTGAGACATCAAAAAATGAAAGCGTTCAAAGCCCGAATGGATGATGAAGCCTTGGACAAAATGAGTGAAAAAGAAGCTGCTGCCCTACTCGCCCAAATGGAAAGCAACGAGGATGAATTGTGCCAACTTAGAAAAAAATTCATTGCTAATCTAAAAGGAGTACTCCCGGCAACAAAAATCATAAAACTGAAAAAAGCCGAGGATAATTTTAATAGAAAACTATTGCAGCAATATCGCAATAAAGGGCCTAAGAAATAA
- a CDS encoding KUP/HAK/KT family potassium transporter, whose protein sequence is MSISHKDLHSKLTLGGLLVSLGIIYGDIGTSPLYVMKAIIGTHIINADIVLGGISCVFWTLTLQTTIKYVLITLSADNHGEGGIFALYALVKKTKIKWLIVPAIIGGSALLADGIITPPISVSSAVEGIKTFYPTINTVPIVIGILFVLFTIQQFGSKLVGRFFAPMMLLWFGMLGILGVLQIAQHPEVLKAFNPYYAYNLLKIHPEGFYVLGFVFLCTTGAEALYSDMGHCGRKNIRISWIFVKTTLVLNYFGQAAYLIHHEGQTLAGLGGENGNPFYLIMADWFQPIGIIVATLAAVIASQALISGSFTLINEAMRLNFWPKVKIKYPSELKGQLYIPSINWLLFLGCVGVVLHFEKSSNMEHAYGLAIILCMIMTTVLLNYYMIMKRVKLYFMVPLITIYLTIESGFFIANITKFADGGYVTLIIAFLLISIMTIWYFAKKINKSYTQIVKIEDYKKVLLELSDDLSIPKYATHLIYMTNAGRTDEIEEKVMYSILRKRPKRADIYWFVHVNILNEPYKTEYKVTEIIDDTLFRVDFNLGFREPTKISLMFKEVIKDMVKKGEVDVTSRYESLNKNNIIGDFKFVLSEKYLSNDSDLTFFEKIIMNSYFFIKKVSLSEESAFGLDSGSVKIEKFPMVLHAPENIGLTRIK, encoded by the coding sequence ATGAGTATTTCGCATAAGGACTTACACAGTAAGTTAACGTTAGGAGGTTTATTAGTTTCATTGGGAATAATTTACGGTGATATTGGAACCTCTCCTCTCTATGTAATGAAAGCCATAATTGGCACCCATATCATAAATGCAGATATTGTCCTAGGAGGAATATCCTGCGTGTTTTGGACACTTACACTGCAAACCACCATCAAGTATGTACTGATTACTTTAAGTGCGGACAACCACGGTGAGGGAGGAATTTTTGCGTTATATGCCTTGGTCAAAAAAACAAAAATCAAATGGTTGATTGTTCCAGCCATCATTGGAGGTAGCGCCTTGCTTGCCGATGGCATCATCACGCCCCCCATATCGGTATCCTCGGCCGTTGAAGGAATCAAGACATTTTATCCAACAATAAATACGGTTCCAATCGTTATTGGCATTTTGTTTGTTTTGTTCACCATCCAGCAATTTGGCTCCAAATTGGTAGGTCGTTTTTTTGCACCTATGATGCTGCTTTGGTTTGGTATGCTCGGCATTTTGGGTGTGTTGCAAATAGCACAACATCCTGAAGTATTGAAAGCCTTTAACCCCTATTATGCTTACAATTTATTGAAGATACACCCTGAAGGTTTCTATGTTTTGGGATTTGTTTTCCTTTGTACCACGGGAGCTGAAGCCTTATATTCAGATATGGGACATTGTGGACGAAAAAACATCAGGATTAGCTGGATTTTTGTAAAAACTACCTTGGTTTTAAACTACTTTGGACAAGCAGCCTATTTAATTCATCATGAAGGACAAACCTTGGCGGGTTTAGGGGGAGAAAATGGAAATCCATTCTACTTAATAATGGCCGATTGGTTTCAGCCCATTGGTATTATAGTGGCAACCTTGGCTGCAGTAATTGCTTCGCAAGCATTGATTAGTGGCTCGTTTACGTTGATAAATGAAGCTATGCGATTAAATTTTTGGCCAAAAGTAAAAATAAAATATCCTTCTGAATTGAAAGGACAATTATACATTCCGTCAATTAACTGGTTGTTGTTTCTTGGATGTGTGGGAGTGGTTTTGCACTTTGAAAAGTCAAGCAATATGGAACATGCTTACGGATTAGCCATTATTTTATGCATGATAATGACAACCGTATTACTCAATTATTACATGATAATGAAAAGGGTGAAACTGTACTTTATGGTACCGTTAATAACCATTTATTTAACCATTGAATCCGGTTTTTTCATAGCCAATATCACCAAATTTGCCGACGGAGGTTATGTTACCTTGATTATAGCTTTCTTGCTGATTTCCATTATGACCATTTGGTATTTTGCCAAGAAAATCAACAAAAGCTACACTCAAATTGTCAAAATTGAAGATTACAAAAAAGTATTGTTGGAATTAAGCGACGATTTATCCATCCCAAAATATGCTACCCATTTGATTTATATGACCAATGCCGGTAGAACCGATGAAATCGAGGAAAAAGTAATGTATTCCATATTACGAAAAAGACCAAAGAGAGCCGATATTTACTGGTTTGTTCACGTCAATATTTTAAACGAACCGTATAAAACGGAATACAAAGTAACCGAAATTATCGATGACACCTTGTTCAGGGTAGATTTTAATCTAGGTTTCAGGGAACCAACCAAAATAAGCTTGATGTTCAAGGAAGTAATCAAGGATATGGTTAAAAAAGGAGAAGTAGACGTAACCAGCAGATACGAATCTTTGAACAAAAACAACATCATTGGTGATTTCAAATTTGTCTTGTCCGAAAAATACTTGTCCAATGACAGTGATTTGACTTTCTTCGAAAAAATAATCATGAACTCCTATTTCTTCATCAAAAAAGTGAGTTTGTCCGAAGAAAGTGCCTTTGGTTTAGATAGTGGTTCGGTAAAAATCGAGAAATTCCCGATGGTACTGCATGCTCCGGAAAACATTGGTTTAACCCGAATTAAGTAG
- a CDS encoding RsmB/NOP family class I SAM-dependent RNA methyltransferase: protein MRLHRNLVYTTIDALNAIFNEGEYADKVVARSLKKDKRWGSSDRKFVAETIYEIVRWKRLYSEIAEVKEPFDRDKLWRMFSVWAVLRGYPIPDWRQLEGTPERKIKGRFDELFKIRTLKESIPDWMDELGVKELGEKVWTKEIAAQNQPAKVILRTNTLKTTKEQLRAILMDLNIETEYLKDQPDALVLKERANVFLTDAFKQGFFEVQDANSQLVAAFLDVKPGMRVVDTCAGAGGKTLHIAALMENKGQLIAMDLYESKLKQLKLRAKRDGAFNIEYRIIDTTKVIKKLHEKADRVLIDAPCSGLGVLKRNPDAKWKLQPEFIDNIRKVQAEVLENYSKIVKPGGKLVYATCSVLPSENQEQVEKFLKTEIGKQFNFIKDQKILAHESGFDGFYMALLERKESTEQKEKRVQKEIE, encoded by the coding sequence ATGAGATTACACAGAAATTTAGTTTATACCACCATCGACGCCTTGAATGCCATCTTCAACGAAGGCGAATATGCCGATAAAGTAGTGGCAAGATCCTTGAAAAAAGACAAACGTTGGGGAAGCTCCGATAGAAAATTTGTTGCAGAAACCATCTACGAAATTGTACGTTGGAAAAGATTATACTCAGAAATTGCCGAAGTAAAAGAACCATTTGACAGAGACAAACTTTGGAGAATGTTCTCGGTTTGGGCCGTTTTGAGAGGCTACCCTATCCCCGATTGGCGTCAATTGGAAGGAACACCGGAAAGAAAAATAAAAGGACGTTTCGACGAACTTTTCAAAATTAGAACCCTGAAAGAATCTATCCCGGACTGGATGGATGAATTGGGTGTAAAAGAATTAGGCGAAAAAGTGTGGACTAAAGAAATTGCAGCCCAAAACCAACCTGCTAAAGTAATTCTAAGAACCAATACTTTAAAAACAACCAAGGAGCAATTAAGAGCCATCCTAATGGACTTGAATATTGAAACCGAATACCTGAAAGATCAGCCTGATGCTTTAGTTCTTAAAGAAAGAGCGAATGTTTTCTTGACCGATGCATTCAAACAAGGTTTTTTTGAAGTTCAGGATGCCAATTCACAATTGGTTGCCGCTTTCCTTGACGTAAAACCTGGAATGCGCGTGGTCGATACGTGCGCAGGTGCTGGTGGAAAAACATTGCATATTGCCGCTTTGATGGAAAACAAAGGTCAATTGATTGCGATGGATTTATACGAAAGTAAATTAAAGCAATTAAAATTGAGAGCCAAAAGAGACGGTGCTTTCAACATCGAATACCGCATTATCGACACGACCAAAGTCATCAAGAAACTACACGAAAAAGCGGATAGAGTTCTGATTGACGCACCTTGTAGCGGTTTAGGAGTTTTGAAAAGAAACCCGGATGCCAAATGGAAATTGCAACCCGAATTCATCGACAACATTCGTAAAGTACAAGCCGAAGTTTTAGAAAACTATTCCAAAATTGTGAAACCAGGCGGAAAATTAGTTTATGCGACTTGTTCCGTTTTACCTTCTGAAAATCAAGAACAAGTAGAGAAATTCTTAAAAACCGAAATCGGAAAACAATTCAACTTCATAAAAGACCAAAAAATATTGGCTCACGAGTCTGGTTTTGATGGTTTTTACATGGCTTTGCTGGAACGTAAAGAAAGTACAGAACAAAAAGAAAAAAGAGTGCAGAAAGAAATCGAATAA